A genomic window from endosymbiont of Galathealinum brachiosum includes:
- the phoR gene encoding phosphate regulon sensor histidine kinase PhoR, which translates to MTFSSSLQHELSLLTLWLIFMLVIGSFFGIAMTAVFVGLLGYVVWHLYNLNRLVNWLNKPSNNTPEATGIWDDAFFQLHNQYKRQRGSRKRLTKILKQFQKSTKALPYATIVLNSNNEIEWFNPASKILFGLRSGLDVGQRIDNLIRQPEFIKYLNGNNFKKPLEFDNQNQKLLLNVTSYGQGQYLLSARDITQRIKLDEMRRDFISNASHELRTPITVMSGYIETLQNNCDEINKYPVDKIYQQTIRMEKIIAELIELAKLETSSFIGTNVQIDTIALLNEVYNEAVSLDQGSHDITIEIEPIKINGSYEEIRTAISNLLTNAVRYTPDNGFIKLTTSTDSTGSYIHVEDNGDGIGYEHISRLTERFYRVDEGRSREKGGTGLGLAIVKQILDRHGAVLQIESEINKGTVFSCYFPFT; encoded by the coding sequence ATGACATTCTCTAGCAGTTTACAGCATGAATTATCTTTATTAACTTTATGGTTGATATTCATGCTGGTCATTGGTTCGTTTTTCGGCATTGCCATGACGGCAGTATTTGTGGGTTTACTGGGTTATGTTGTCTGGCATTTATATAATCTTAATAGACTTGTTAACTGGTTAAATAAGCCTTCTAATAACACGCCTGAAGCTACTGGTATCTGGGATGATGCTTTTTTTCAATTACATAATCAGTATAAACGTCAAAGAGGATCTCGTAAAAGATTAACAAAAATTCTCAAGCAGTTTCAGAAATCAACTAAAGCTTTGCCATACGCTACAATTGTTTTAAATTCAAATAATGAAATTGAATGGTTTAATCCAGCTTCTAAAATTTTATTCGGTTTACGCTCAGGCCTTGATGTCGGTCAGCGTATTGATAATCTAATTAGACAACCTGAATTTATAAAATACCTAAATGGAAATAATTTTAAAAAGCCACTTGAGTTTGATAATCAGAACCAGAAATTATTACTTAATGTAACAAGTTATGGTCAGGGGCAGTACCTGTTAAGTGCCAGAGATATAACTCAACGTATAAAATTAGACGAAATGCGAAGGGATTTTATATCTAATGCTTCTCATGAGTTACGTACACCTATAACTGTTATGTCTGGATACATAGAAACATTACAGAATAATTGTGATGAAATAAATAAATATCCAGTAGATAAAATATATCAACAAACGATTCGAATGGAAAAAATAATAGCTGAATTAATTGAACTAGCTAAACTTGAAACATCTTCTTTTATCGGTACTAATGTCCAGATTGATACAATAGCATTATTAAATGAAGTCTATAATGAAGCTGTTTCACTTGATCAGGGTTCGCATGATATTACTATTGAAATTGAGCCGATAAAAATAAATGGAAGTTATGAAGAAATTCGAACTGCTATATCAAATTTATTAACAAATGCAGTTCGTTATACACCTGATAATGGATTTATAAAACTTACGACTTCTACAGACTCTACAGGTAGTTATATACATGTAGAAGATAATGGAGATGGCATAGGCTATGAGCATATCTCTAGATTAACAGAGCGTTTTTACCGGGTAGATGAAGGTCGTTCAAGAGAGAAAGGAGGGACAGGTCTGGGGCTTGCTATTGTTAAGCAGATACTGGATCGTCATGGTGCTGTTTTACAGATAGAAAGCGAAATTAATAAAGGAACGGTATTTAGCTGTTATTTTCCCTTTACCTAG
- the phoB gene encoding phosphate regulon transcriptional regulatory protein PhoB, with amino-acid sequence MKHASLLIVEDDIGIQEMLNFSLSQEGYSIHSAYTVKEGWELIENKAIDLVLLDWMLPDNSGIDLLHRIRKYHSKLPVIMVTAKTEEEDRILGLDVGADDYVTKPFSVRELNSRIQAILRRAMPDEQPIQIGELYLDPVSHRVKIGETQLDLSPTEFRLLHYFMGHTDRVFSRSQLLDQVWGEQVYVEERTVDVHIRRLRKQLQSFKMDKLLQTVHGSGYRFSKQS; translated from the coding sequence ATGAAACATGCATCATTACTTATAGTAGAAGACGATATTGGTATTCAGGAAATGCTTAATTTTTCTTTATCTCAGGAAGGTTATTCAATTCATTCTGCTTATACGGTAAAAGAAGGTTGGGAGCTTATAGAAAACAAAGCGATAGATCTGGTTTTACTGGACTGGATGTTACCTGATAATAGTGGAATTGATCTATTGCATCGTATTCGTAAATATCACTCTAAACTTCCAGTTATTATGGTTACAGCAAAAACAGAAGAGGAAGATCGAATTCTGGGTTTAGATGTTGGGGCTGATGATTATGTGACAAAACCTTTTTCAGTGAGAGAGTTAAACTCTAGAATCCAGGCTATTTTACGCAGAGCGATGCCTGATGAGCAGCCTATTCAGATAGGTGAGTTATATCTGGATCCTGTTAGTCATCGTGTGAAAATAGGTGAAACACAACTTGATTTATCACCAACTGAATTTCGTTTATTGCATTATTTTATGGGGCATACTGATAGAGTGTTTTCAAGGTCTCAATTATTAGATCAGGTATGGGGAGAACAGGTGTATGTTGAAGAGCGTACTGTTGATGTGCACATTAGACGATTAAGAAAACAGTTGCAGTCATTTAAAATGGATAAGCTATTACAAACAGTGCATGGAAGTGGCTACAGGTTTTCAAAACAGTCCTGA
- a CDS encoding alkylhydroperoxidase codes for MTDTSAQFMRKASNYGLQEYLEIMGELSQISTKKGLLSRLQKELITYGLALYKNCQRCISIHEREADNLKATDFEFNQVKKIILFMNASPHGDSVLWDNWEYNWRDYSHSKIKERQQLREMVALAVAIVMQHERQIYLHLTTALDSGITIEEIFEIVPLAMLMDGAPTLSQIPTLLTYYDEYQKNNANV; via the coding sequence ATGACCGATACGTCTGCACAGTTTATGCGAAAAGCAAGCAATTATGGTTTACAGGAATACCTGGAAATCATGGGTGAACTATCTCAGATTAGCACTAAAAAAGGCCTGTTATCCCGCTTACAAAAAGAATTAATTACTTATGGTTTAGCTTTATATAAAAACTGTCAACGGTGCATTTCTATACACGAGAGAGAAGCTGACAATTTAAAAGCGACTGATTTTGAGTTTAACCAGGTCAAAAAGATAATCCTTTTTATGAATGCATCTCCTCATGGAGACAGTGTGCTCTGGGATAACTGGGAATATAACTGGCGAGATTACAGCCATTCTAAAATTAAAGAAAGGCAACAATTACGCGAAATGGTCGCATTGGCTGTTGCAATTGTAATGCAGCATGAAAGGCAAATTTATCTCCACTTAACCACTGCTCTTGATTCAGGTATCACAATAGAAGAAATTTTTGAGATTGTCCCTCTCGCAATGTTAATGGATGGAGCCCCTACTCTTTCTCAAATCCCAACATTATTGACATACTATGATGAATACCAAAAGAACAATGCCAATGTATAA
- a CDS encoding phosphate ABC transporter ATP-binding protein — MSEVITTKIDSALLSGDKSDNNEVCMDVKNLNLFYGESQALKDISFKLKKNKVTAFIGPSGCGKSTLLRCFNRMNDLVDSVRVEGEIILDNQNIYAPDVDVTSLRQRVGMVFQKPNPFPMSIFENVAYGLRLQGLKKRRVLEEKVEWALKGAALWEEVKDRLDESALGMSGGQQQRLVIARAIAIEPEIILLDEPASALDPISTLKIEELIYELKSQYTILIVTHNMQQAARVSDETAFMYMGEMVEFGNTNTIFTNPAKKQTEDYITGRYG, encoded by the coding sequence ATGAGTGAAGTTATAACAACCAAAATTGATAGTGCATTATTGTCTGGTGATAAATCAGATAATAATGAAGTTTGTATGGACGTAAAAAATCTTAATCTTTTTTATGGTGAATCACAGGCATTAAAAGATATTAGTTTTAAATTGAAGAAAAATAAGGTTACAGCATTCATTGGTCCGAGTGGATGTGGAAAATCTACATTGCTACGCTGTTTTAATCGAATGAACGATCTTGTTGATAGTGTGCGAGTGGAGGGTGAAATTATTCTTGATAATCAGAATATCTATGCGCCTGATGTTGATGTTACCTCATTACGTCAACGTGTCGGCATGGTATTTCAAAAACCAAATCCATTTCCTATGAGTATCTTTGAGAATGTTGCTTATGGATTAAGACTTCAGGGGTTAAAAAAACGAAGAGTACTTGAAGAAAAAGTTGAATGGGCGCTTAAAGGTGCAGCCTTATGGGAAGAAGTTAAAGACAGACTTGATGAAAGTGCATTGGGTATGTCTGGTGGACAGCAACAACGTCTCGTTATTGCTCGTGCTATTGCAATCGAACCTGAAATAATCCTGCTTGATGAACCGGCATCAGCACTTGATCCTATTTCAACATTAAAAATAGAAGAGCTAATTTACGAATTAAAATCACAATATACTATTCTGATAGTTACTCATAATATGCAGCAGGCTGCCAGGGTTTCTGATGAAACAGCTTTTATGTATATGGGTGAAATGGTCGAATTTGGTAATACAAATACTATTTTTACAAACCCGGCTAAAAAACAAACAGAAGACTATATAACTGGCCGTTACGGTTAG
- the pstA gene encoding phosphate ABC transporter permease PtsA, with protein MRNWFKSGTPWIWLNAGAISVALVAVFGLLFLILVRGMSHFWPANVEAFYYQNANNSLTVIAEVIESETVPADTVHGIDVKEGNITRYLVKTGNRDLLGSDFRWLYDIDLIKREQPDHIMVLERIEWGNFYGYLNSVYENGVKVSDENNIWSEFEQRLERTVTIREQILDLEQGEIGAINYQLERLRLKEKRLIIDNELTEEALEKLTNKRDSLNSEYAALLKQTQSLYADINRDSISATVMDGKIVKIPLEKIVKAWQPNSFSTLEKLGFYVGSLWNFVSEDPREANTEGGIFPAIFGTVLMVILMAILVTPFGVIAAVYLREYARQGALIRVIRIAVNNLAGVPSIVYGVFGLGFFVYFLGGSIDSLFYPEAQPSPTFGTPGLLWSSLTLALLTLPVVIVATEEGLSRIPISLREGSLGLGATKAETLWRVVLPMASPAIMTGLILAVARAAGEVAPLMLVGVVKLAPSLPLDGNFPFLHLDRKFMHLGFHIYDVGFQSPNVEAARPLVYATSFLLVVVIVGLNLTAINLRNKLREKYRALDN; from the coding sequence ATGAGAAATTGGTTTAAAAGCGGAACACCGTGGATCTGGTTAAACGCAGGTGCAATTTCTGTTGCACTTGTGGCCGTCTTTGGTTTGTTGTTCCTGATATTAGTACGTGGTATGAGTCATTTCTGGCCTGCTAATGTAGAAGCATTTTATTATCAGAATGCTAATAATTCGTTGACAGTTATTGCCGAGGTTATTGAGTCAGAAACAGTCCCTGCTGATACGGTACATGGAATTGATGTAAAAGAAGGTAATATCACCCGTTATCTGGTTAAAACAGGTAATCGTGATCTTCTGGGTAGTGACTTTAGATGGCTTTATGATATAGATCTTATAAAGCGAGAACAACCTGACCATATTATGGTTTTAGAACGAATTGAATGGGGTAATTTTTACGGTTATTTAAATTCAGTTTATGAGAACGGTGTAAAAGTATCTGATGAAAACAATATATGGTCAGAGTTTGAGCAAAGACTTGAACGTACCGTCACTATTCGAGAGCAGATATTAGATCTAGAGCAAGGTGAAATTGGTGCTATAAACTATCAACTCGAGCGTTTACGTCTTAAAGAGAAACGATTAATAATAGATAATGAATTAACAGAAGAGGCGTTAGAGAAGCTAACCAATAAACGTGATTCATTGAATTCAGAGTATGCTGCTTTATTAAAGCAGACGCAATCTCTGTATGCGGATATAAACAGAGATTCAATTAGTGCTACTGTAATGGATGGGAAAATAGTTAAAATCCCGTTAGAAAAAATTGTTAAAGCCTGGCAGCCAAATAGTTTTTCTACGTTAGAAAAGTTAGGGTTTTATGTCGGCTCTTTATGGAATTTTGTTTCTGAAGATCCCAGAGAGGCAAATACAGAAGGTGGTATCTTTCCGGCAATATTCGGTACAGTATTAATGGTTATCCTGATGGCTATACTGGTAACTCCATTTGGTGTAATTGCGGCTGTATATTTACGTGAATATGCCAGGCAGGGTGCACTTATTAGAGTTATAAGAATTGCTGTTAATAATCTTGCTGGTGTACCTTCTATTGTTTATGGTGTTTTTGGATTAGGTTTTTTTGTGTATTTTCTGGGTGGAAGTATAGATAGTCTGTTTTATCCTGAAGCTCAACCATCTCCTACTTTTGGTACCCCCGGTTTATTATGGTCATCTTTAACTTTGGCTCTATTAACGCTACCTGTTGTTATTGTTGCTACGGAAGAAGGCTTATCACGAATTCCTATAAGTTTACGTGAAGGAAGTCTTGGTCTTGGGGCGACTAAAGCAGAAACTTTATGGCGTGTTGTTTTGCCTATGGCCAGCCCGGCAATTATGACCGGATTAATTTTAGCAGTTGCACGAGCTGCTGGTGAGGTGGCTCCATTGATGTTGGTCGGTGTTGTTAAACTAGCGCCGAGTTTACCTCTTGATGGTAATTTTCCATTTTTACATCTTGATCGTAAGTTTATGCATTTAGGGTTTCATATTTATGATGTGGGTTTTCAAAGCCCAAATGTTGAAGCAGCGAGACCATTAGTTTATGCCACTTCATTTTTATTAGTAGTGGTTATTGTGGGTTTGAATTTAACCGCAATTAATTTAAGAAATAAATTGCGTGAAAAATATCGCGCTTTAGATAACTAG
- the phoU gene encoding phosphate transport system regulatory protein PhoU codes for MMENSNNSQHISHKFDQEMESLRNQVLKMGGLVEQQIAGAIESLQSVNAAGAEEIILRDHKVNALEVTIDESCTQILARRQPAASDLRMVVAVIKTITDLERIGDEAEKIAKMALNLAEDDAGFSSRYSGITHLGDHVRQMVHDVLDAYARQDVDAAIKVVRSDDKADEEYQNLMRLLITFMMEDPRRISEVLDVVWAARALERIGDHAKNIGEYVIYLVKGKDIRHLDLDEVEKDILS; via the coding sequence ATCATGGAAAATAGTAATAATAGTCAACATATCTCACATAAGTTTGATCAGGAGATGGAAAGTCTTCGAAATCAGGTTTTAAAAATGGGTGGGCTGGTTGAACAACAGATTGCGGGTGCTATTGAATCATTACAGAGTGTTAATGCGGCAGGTGCTGAAGAAATAATTTTACGTGACCATAAGGTTAATGCGTTAGAAGTCACAATAGATGAATCCTGCACTCAGATATTGGCAAGGCGTCAACCAGCGGCATCTGATTTAAGGATGGTGGTTGCTGTCATTAAAACCATAACAGATTTAGAAAGAATTGGCGATGAAGCTGAAAAAATTGCTAAAATGGCATTAAATCTTGCAGAAGATGATGCTGGATTTAGTAGTCGTTACTCAGGGATAACCCATCTTGGTGATCATGTACGACAAATGGTACATGATGTATTAGATGCGTATGCACGACAGGACGTTGATGCTGCAATTAAAGTTGTACGATCTGATGATAAAGCTGATGAAGAGTATCAGAATCTTATGCGTTTACTTATTACATTTATGATGGAAGATCCCAGAAGAATTTCTGAAGTTCTGGATGTTGTCTGGGCAGCAAGAGCACTTGAGAGAATAGGTGATCATGCAAAAAATATTGGTGAATATGTAATTTATCTGGTTAAAGGTAAAGATATACGCCATCTTGATCTTGATGAAGTAGAAAAAGATATACTTTCTTGA
- a CDS encoding phosphate-binding protein has product MKQNKITTAFATAAICVGLMSTGVASAVSVDEGVPEYKSVSGISGNLSSVGSDTLANLMTLWAESFKRSYPNVNIQIQAAGSSTAPPALTEATSNFGPMSRKMKSKEIAAFEDRYGYKPAAIPVAIDALAVYVNKDNPVKGMTIADVDAVFSSTRKCGSDDDITKWGDLGMTGNWKNRDIQMYGRNSVSGTYGYFKKKALCKGDYKNNVNEQPGSASVVQSVSSSVNGIGYSGIGYKTSGVRAVPLRKKASGKFVDASSANAVSGAYPLSRFLYVYVNKHPNKELAPLQKEFMKLILSKQGQEVVIKDGYIPLPAKVVDKYLNQL; this is encoded by the coding sequence ATGAAACAAAACAAAATCACAACAGCATTTGCTACAGCAGCAATTTGTGTTGGTTTAATGTCTACAGGTGTTGCATCAGCTGTCTCTGTTGATGAAGGTGTTCCTGAATATAAATCTGTTAGTGGTATTTCGGGAAATTTATCAAGTGTGGGTTCTGATACGCTGGCTAATTTAATGACATTATGGGCTGAATCTTTTAAACGTTCTTACCCTAATGTAAATATTCAAATTCAGGCTGCTGGTTCATCAACTGCTCCACCGGCTCTAACAGAGGCGACTTCAAATTTCGGCCCAATGAGTCGTAAGATGAAATCAAAAGAGATTGCAGCATTTGAAGACCGTTATGGTTATAAGCCAGCAGCAATCCCGGTTGCGATTGATGCTCTAGCGGTATATGTGAACAAAGATAACCCTGTTAAAGGCATGACGATTGCTGATGTTGATGCTGTGTTCTCATCTACAAGAAAATGTGGTTCTGATGACGATATCACTAAATGGGGCGATCTGGGTATGACAGGTAACTGGAAGAACCGTGATATTCAAATGTATGGTCGTAACTCAGTATCTGGTACATATGGTTATTTCAAGAAAAAAGCACTTTGTAAGGGCGATTACAAAAACAATGTAAATGAGCAGCCAGGTTCAGCTTCAGTTGTACAGTCAGTAAGTAGTTCTGTAAACGGCATTGGTTACTCAGGTATTGGTTATAAAACTTCTGGTGTAAGAGCTGTTCCATTACGCAAGAAGGCATCTGGTAAATTTGTTGATGCTTCATCTGCAAATGCAGTATCAGGAGCATATCCTTTATCACGTTTTCTGTATGTTTACGTAAACAAGCACCCAAATAAAGAATTAGCTCCTTTACAGAAAGAGTTTATGAAGTTAATTTTATCTAAGCAGGGTCAGGAAGTGGTTATTAAAGATGGTTATATTCCTCTACCTGCTAAGGTTGTTGACAAGTACCTGAATCAATTATAA
- a CDS encoding phosphate ABC transporter permease → MLQQKYNQRAFKDRITRYGVAVGGISVIIAILLIFFYLLQVVIPMFESAEMSESHSYSISDESKILHLGLEEQGTMGVRFMDNGDVVFFKSDTGETIRKENLNLPAKITSLAFNIDRVILGLENGHVKIVRYIFDLSYPNDVRTLTPALEFPFGDDVILLDDSENPLNSIDFQINEEAFGIVAKTQDKRLVYARYIQEESFITEEITTELESRSEQTFDTDIHAIVLTPALDHLYVALEGGVLRDYSLDEEGFDGNHNDYKIKHRITQLQLLLGGNSLLIGLDNGEVQQWMSVRNEYGRVLTFIRNFHETSLAISEISIEQQRKSFAVADVKGAITLYYSTSQRTLVSLNTANQTITNLAWSSRAQNLLAVDNEGKLYLYDVDNEYPEVSWDVLWGKIWYEGYDESDYIWQSSASTNEFEPKFSLMPLTFGTIKAAFYAMLFAVPIAILGAMFTAQFMAPRMRQVVKPSIEIMEALPTVILGFLAGLWLAPYVETHLAGIFTLLLILPFGFILSAWLFGFVSNKSIFDGWEAALLIPVVLFMIWLSMSLSGPVENVFFDGDMRTYMSDVWGFNYDQRNALVVGLIMGFAIIPTIFSIAEDAIFSVPQHLIRGSLALGASRWQTMTSVVMPAASPAIFSAVMMGFGRAVGETMIVLMATGNTPLMDMSIFQGMRTLAANIAVEVPEAEVASTHYRILFLAAFILFMFTFVFNTFAEMIRHRLRKKYSGL, encoded by the coding sequence ATGTTACAGCAAAAATACAACCAACGAGCTTTTAAAGACCGTATAACACGCTATGGCGTAGCCGTTGGTGGAATTAGTGTCATTATCGCAATTTTACTGATTTTCTTCTATCTATTGCAGGTAGTGATTCCGATGTTTGAATCAGCGGAGATGTCAGAGAGTCATTCATATAGTATTTCTGATGAATCTAAAATATTACATCTAGGACTCGAAGAGCAGGGCACCATGGGTGTCAGGTTTATGGATAACGGTGATGTTGTCTTTTTTAAGTCTGATACAGGTGAAACAATTAGAAAAGAAAATCTTAACCTGCCTGCAAAAATTACAAGCTTAGCGTTTAATATTGATCGAGTCATACTGGGTTTAGAAAATGGACATGTAAAAATTGTTCGTTATATTTTTGATTTAAGTTATCCGAATGATGTTCGTACACTAACACCAGCGCTTGAATTTCCTTTTGGTGATGATGTTATTTTGCTCGATGATTCAGAAAATCCATTAAATTCTATAGACTTTCAGATAAATGAAGAAGCTTTCGGCATTGTTGCTAAAACACAGGATAAAAGACTGGTTTATGCACGTTATATCCAGGAAGAGTCTTTTATTACTGAAGAAATTACAACTGAGCTTGAATCTAGATCTGAACAAACATTTGATACTGATATCCACGCAATTGTACTAACCCCTGCGTTAGATCATTTGTATGTTGCACTTGAGGGTGGAGTGCTTCGTGATTATTCACTAGATGAAGAAGGTTTTGATGGTAATCATAATGATTATAAAATTAAACATAGAATAACTCAGTTACAGTTACTGTTGGGCGGTAACTCATTATTAATTGGTCTTGATAATGGTGAGGTACAACAGTGGATGTCCGTACGTAATGAATACGGAAGGGTTCTAACGTTCATTCGTAACTTTCATGAAACCAGTCTGGCCATTTCTGAAATATCAATAGAGCAGCAGAGAAAAAGCTTTGCTGTTGCTGATGTTAAAGGTGCTATTACACTTTATTATTCAACATCACAACGTACTCTTGTTAGTTTAAATACAGCTAACCAGACAATTACAAATTTAGCCTGGTCTTCGAGAGCACAAAATTTACTTGCTGTTGATAATGAAGGTAAATTATATCTTTATGATGTTGATAACGAGTACCCGGAAGTATCATGGGATGTCTTATGGGGAAAAATCTGGTATGAAGGATATGATGAGTCAGATTATATCTGGCAGTCATCTGCTTCTACTAATGAGTTTGAGCCTAAATTCAGCTTGATGCCATTAACATTTGGTACCATCAAAGCTGCATTCTACGCTATGTTATTTGCTGTACCCATTGCTATTTTAGGCGCTATGTTTACTGCTCAGTTTATGGCGCCACGTATGCGTCAGGTTGTTAAACCTTCAATTGAAATAATGGAAGCCTTACCTACAGTTATTTTAGGTTTCCTCGCAGGTTTATGGTTGGCCCCTTATGTTGAAACACATCTAGCAGGTATTTTTACTCTACTTTTAATCTTACCTTTTGGTTTTATCTTAAGTGCATGGCTTTTCGGCTTTGTTTCAAATAAATCTATTTTTGATGGTTGGGAAGCGGCATTATTAATACCGGTTGTTCTGTTTATGATCTGGCTATCTATGAGCCTGAGTGGACCCGTTGAAAATGTTTTCTTTGATGGTGATATGCGTACCTATATGAGCGATGTATGGGGCTTTAATTATGACCAGAGAAATGCATTAGTTGTTGGACTGATTATGGGTTTTGCCATAATACCCACAATATTTTCAATTGCAGAAGACGCGATTTTTAGTGTGCCTCAACATTTGATTAGAGGTTCCCTGGCATTAGGTGCTAGTCGTTGGCAAACCATGACAAGTGTTGTAATGCCAGCAGCAAGTCCTGCAATATTTTCTGCTGTAATGATGGGGTTTGGTAGAGCAGTTGGTGAGACTATGATTGTACTTATGGCGACGGGTAATACTCCGCTAATGGATATGAGTATATTTCAGGGTATGCGTACACTGGCTGCAAATATTGCCGTCGAAGTGCCGGAAGCCGAAGTAGCAAGTACTCACTATCGAATATTATTCCTGGCAGCATTTATTTTATTTATGTTTACCTTTGTATTTAACACATTCGCAGAAATGATACGTCATCGTCTGCGCAAAAAGTATAGCGGACTATAA
- the aroA gene encoding 3-phosphoshikimate 1-carboxyvinyltransferase → MSQIDYLVKPGGQLTGEFRVPGDKSISHRSIMFGAIADGTTHVTGFLQGEDSLNTLRAFRAMGVEIEGPNDKGEVTIHGVGIDGLKKPSKDIDLGNSGTSIRLMSGLLSGQTFDVVLSGDRSLSKRPMKRVTDPLALMGAIVDTDEGGRPPLRINGGSTIKGIDYVMPMASAQVKSCVLLAGMYAEGKTCVTEPATTRDHTERMLNAFGYPVETTGNKMCIEGGARLTACDIDVPSDISSAAFYMVGGSIAENSDITLQHVGVNPTRTGVIDILKLMGANIELLNERIVGGEPVADIRIQSAKLKGINVPESLVPLAIDEFPVLFVAAACAEGQTVITGAEELRVKESDRIQVMADGLQAIGVDAEATPDGMIINGGPVKGGKVHSRDDHRIAMAFTMAGLRSESDIIIEDCENVNTSFPDFIGIANKAGIAVSVCS, encoded by the coding sequence ATGTCTCAAATTGACTACTTAGTAAAGCCTGGAGGCCAGTTAACTGGCGAATTTCGTGTTCCAGGTGATAAATCAATATCTCATCGTTCTATCATGTTCGGTGCAATTGCCGACGGAACGACACACGTTACCGGCTTTTTGCAGGGTGAGGATAGCTTAAATACACTTAGAGCCTTTCGTGCTATGGGTGTTGAGATTGAAGGGCCGAATGATAAAGGTGAAGTGACTATTCATGGTGTCGGTATTGATGGCTTGAAAAAACCTTCTAAAGATATTGATCTTGGTAATTCAGGTACATCTATTCGCTTAATGTCAGGTTTGTTATCAGGTCAGACATTTGATGTCGTACTAAGTGGCGATCGTTCATTATCTAAACGCCCTATGAAGCGGGTTACCGATCCACTTGCATTAATGGGAGCAATAGTTGATACAGATGAAGGCGGGCGTCCGCCATTAAGAATTAATGGCGGCTCTACAATAAAAGGCATCGATTACGTTATGCCTATGGCAAGTGCACAGGTTAAGAGCTGTGTATTGCTTGCGGGTATGTATGCGGAAGGTAAAACCTGTGTAACGGAACCTGCCACAACACGTGATCATACGGAACGTATGTTAAATGCTTTTGGTTACCCGGTTGAAACCACGGGTAATAAAATGTGCATAGAAGGTGGAGCACGTTTGACTGCCTGTGATATTGATGTGCCTTCAGATATATCTTCGGCTGCGTTTTATATGGTTGGAGGCAGTATTGCAGAAAACTCAGATATTACACTTCAGCACGTTGGAGTTAACCCGACCCGTACGGGTGTAATTGATATTTTGAAATTAATGGGTGCCAATATAGAGCTGCTAAATGAACGTATTGTAGGAGGAGAGCCTGTTGCTGATATTCGAATTCAAAGCGCTAAACTAAAAGGTATTAATGTACCTGAAAGCCTGGTGCCACTGGCAATTGATGAATTCCCCGTATTATTTGTTGCCGCAGCCTGTGCTGAAGGCCAAACAGTTATAACGGGTGCTGAAGAGCTTAGAGTTAAAGAGTCTGACCGAATTCAGGTAATGGCTGATGGCCTGCAGGCAATTGGTGTTGATGCTGAAGCTACGCCAGATGGCATGATTATAAATGGTGGGCCTGTTAAGGGTGGTAAAGTGCATAGTCGAGACGATCATCGAATTGCCATGGCATTTACGATGGCAGGTTTAAGGTCAGAATCAGATATAATTATTGAAGATTGTGAGAATGTGAATACTTCTTTTCCTGATTTTATTGGTATTGCTAATAAAGCGGGTATTGCTGTCTCTGTTTGTTCTTGA